The Verrucomicrobium spinosum DSM 4136 = JCM 18804 DNA segment GAAGGGGGAGTCACTGCCCCACAGGAATTTGGCAGGATACGCCGCCGCCAGATCCGCGATCACGCGATCAGGCCGGGTGTAGTCGCTGTCGAACCGGCGCGACCGTGGTGCGATGTACGGCAGATCGTCCACCGCCCCCACGCAGTGGATGCAGTGCGCCGAGCAGTCGAACCACGTGTTGGACAGTTCATTCACACGGTCCAGGCACTCGCGGTCATACCGGCAGGAGTGCGCCAGGCAGAAACGAACTTCCGGGTTGGCCTCGGCGAGATCGAGAATATCAGACGCCTGAGCCCAGAGATCACTCTCCGCGACACTGCTGTGGATGAGAAAGGGGACATCCCACTCCCGCGCCAGTTCCAGGAAGACCTTCCCTTCATGCGCGAGCCGTTTGATGTCGGCCTGAATGATGGTGCTCTGGATCTTGATCCCGTGAAAGCGATACTGCCCCCTGAGCTGGCGTAGCTCGGACGCCTGGGCGGCGGTCTCACGCAGGGGGTCCACCATCACAAATGGGAGTGTCTTGCGCCCTTCTTCAGGAAACAACTTCTGACACTCTTCCAGCAGACGGCGGTTCTCAAACGCGTAGGGCACCTTCTCCAGTCCACCGGAGCCAAAGCCCACCTCCCCGGCGCGAAATCGGGTGGTATCCATGGCGGCATAGGAAACAAACGGAAACACCACCCAGTGCGTGACCCCCAGTGCGCCGCCCTCGTGGATCATGGCCACGAGCTGCTGGGCGTAAGGGAAGTCCCCGTGCAGATAAAAGAGCAGGTCCGCTCCTACGTGGTTGTGGCAGTCGATGAGCATGAGGGGGAATGTAGGGTTCGTGCGTCACCAGGCCGTCCAGCCGCCGTCCACGGCGAGGTTCTGGCCGGTGATGAAACTTGCGGCATCGCTGAGGAGAAAGACCACCGCACCGGCGATTTCCGAGGCGTGGCCCACCCGGCCCATGGGGACCTTGGATGAGAGCCGGCTGACAAAGTCCGGATGATCCACCTGCACCTGGGGATTTGGGAAAGGCCCTGGCGAGATGGAGTTGCAGCGCACGCCATGAGGGCCGTGATGCACGCCGAAGTAGCGGGCCATCTGCTGCACCCCGGCCTTGCCTACGCCGTACTCGATCGGATTGGGCGTCATCGGCTCCTTGTACATTCTTGGATCGGGCGACACCGTGCCATACATGCTGGAGAAGAGAACCATGCTGCCGCGGCCCTGGCGGGCCATGGCGGCTCCGACTGGCCGGGCCAGGCAGAAGGTGGCGGTGAGATTGCCGTGGTTGGCTGCATCGAACTCCGCCGCGCTGAGCTCGTCCAGCCGACGAGCGCTGGACTGGAACGTCATCACCACCAGGCCATGGGGCGTGCCCCGTGTGGCCAGTTGTGACTCCACGAACCGGGCGGACTCCTCCACATCGTTCACATTCAACGAGGCCGGGGTGACCTGCCCGGTCCAGCCCGTCTCGGTCACTGCCTGTGCGGCCCGGTCTTCCAGATCCACGCACAACACGCGTGCGCCCATCTCCACGAGCTGCGTCACCACGGGTCTGCCCAGGTAGCCTGCGCCGCCAAACACCCAGATGTCCCGCTGATGAAGATGAAACAACGGGGCGTGCATGTTTCTCTGGAGGTAGTGAGGGAAGAGGATGAGGGCCGACGTGTCAGTCAGGCCGGTTGGGGATTTTGGCTTGCGGCCTGCGGGCGAACAAGCGTAGGCTCCTGGTCACTTCCCCTGACCAGATGTCGTCCCCTGATCCGTCATCGCAACTGGCGCTGCCCCAGCGGTACTCGCTTACAACCCAGACTGTGCACAGCCTGAAGGAGGGGGTGCGCTCAGGTCACTGGCAGGCGTATCTGCCGGGGGAGAGGGATCTCTGCGCCCAGCTTCAGGTGAGCCGCCCCACCCTGAGGGCGGCGCTGGAGGTGCTGGAGGCGGACGGCTGGGTCACGGCATCGGCCCGCCAGCGTCGCCTCATCTGTGCCGGAGTGTCGGCTGTGACGGAGGTGGGGCCGTCCCGTCTGATTGCCGCCATCTCCTCCCGTCCCTTGCTGGAGATGGCCCCCACCTCCATGTGCCTGGTGGACGACCTGCGCGCCAGCCTCAATAGCGCCGGGTTTGGTTTTGAGCTGCACATCAGTCCGGCCAGTTACACGGAGCATCCGGACCGGTCGCTGGATGCTCTCGTGAACCGCGTGCCCGCAGCGGCCTGGGTGATCTTTGGGTCCAAGGATCCCATCCAGCAGTGGTTTGTGCGCCGTAAGCTGCCTTGTCTGGTGGTGGGGTCCAGTTCGCCGGAGATCGCGCTGCCCTCGATTGACTCTGACTTCCGCGCCACCTGCCGCCATGCGGGCGGCTTGTTGAGGCGCAAGGGGCATCGGAGCATCGCGCTGGTCCTGCCTAAAGGAGCCTTCGGTGGCGATGCGGACAGCGAGACGGGTTTCCTGGAGGCCATGGCTGCGGAAGCTGCCGCCGCACCTGCCGTCATCCGGCACGACGGCACCGCGCCACATTTGTGCAAGCTCATCGACCGCGCCATGAGCGGCCCCCATCCTCCCACCGCCTTCATTGTGGCGAGGGGGCTGCATGTGGTCACCGTCATGATGCACCTCATGCGGAAGGGCAAACGGATCCCCGAGGACGTTGCCGTGATTTCCCGTGATGACGACGCTTTCCTCGAGCATGCCGTGCCTCCTGTCGCCCGCTATGCCACCAGCCTCAGCCAGTTCACCCGGCGGGTCTCCAGTGCGGTGCGCCGCCTGGCAGAACACGGTCGGGAGCCGGTGCGTGCCATCCGGCTCACCCCCAAATTTCTCCCCGGTGGCACCGTCTAGTCCTCGAACTCGTATCCCTTCCAGTTCATGAACACTCATCACGCATTTGATCCCAAGGCTCCCGATCTGGGCTTTGATCCCTACGACCTGCTCATTCACGCCGTCGCACCGCGTCCCATCGCCTTTGTCTCCACGTTGTCTGCCGACGGAGTCCCCAATCTCGCCCCGTTCTCCTTTTTCATGGGGGCGGGCTCCAATCCGGTGAGCGTGTGTTTTTCCCCCTGCACCAAGGAGGACGGCTCCTTCAAGGACACCCTGCGCAACATCCACGCGACCGGCGAGTACGTCATCCATACCGTCTCTGGAGCGATGACGCAGGGAATGGTAGCCACCTCCCGCCCGGTGCCCTATGGGGTGAGCGAGTGGCCCGACAGCGGCTTCACGGCGGTGCCTTCGCTCAAGGTCAAGCCGCCCCGCGTGCAGGAGGCTCCCTTCGCCATGGAGTGCAAGCTGCACACCGTGGTCCACCACGGCAGCGGGCCGGATGCGGCGAACTACATCATCGGCGAGGTGGTGATGTTTCACGTCGCCCAGGGGCTGATGACGTCTGATCCTTCCGAGATCCAGCCGGGGGCAGTGGACTATGTCTCGCGTCTGGGTGGTGCGTCCTATGGGCGCGTTTTACCCGAATCGTTGTTTGTCATGCGTCGCCCCGCCCCTTAAAGTACAATCTCTGGAGAAACAGCCCCTTCGTATCAGCAGGGCTGGCCATCGTATCACCCCCAACCCATCCTCGAGCCCATGAGAACCTCGAATCCCGCACTTTCAGATTCCACCTTTGCCGAGCTTCGGGTCGGTGCATCGCAACCCGCCATGACTCTGCAGGGCACGGTGAACAAGACCGCCCTGTTCATGGTGCTGGTCTTCACCTCCGCCTGCTACACCTACAAGCTCGGCATGGCAAACCCCTCGGCGGCCATGCCGTGGATGATCGGTGGTGCCATCGCTGGGCTTGTCCTTTGCCTCATCACCGTCTTCAAAAAGGAATGGGCCGCCTTCACGGGTTCCCTCTATGCCGTGGCTGAGGGGCTCTTCGTCGGTGCTCT contains these protein-coding regions:
- a CDS encoding amidohydrolase family protein produces the protein MLIDCHNHVGADLLFYLHGDFPYAQQLVAMIHEGGALGVTHWVVFPFVSYAAMDTTRFRAGEVGFGSGGLEKVPYAFENRRLLEECQKLFPEEGRKTLPFVMVDPLRETAAQASELRQLRGQYRFHGIKIQSTIIQADIKRLAHEGKVFLELAREWDVPFLIHSSVAESDLWAQASDILDLAEANPEVRFCLAHSCRYDRECLDRVNELSNTWFDCSAHCIHCVGAVDDLPYIAPRSRRFDSDYTRPDRVIADLAAAYPAKFLWGSDSPFYSYAAEINHRVVKLISTYEKEVRALQASPPEVVTRIASTNTLAYLKLHDESILS
- a CDS encoding SDR family oxidoreductase codes for the protein MHAPLFHLHQRDIWVFGGAGYLGRPVVTQLVEMGARVLCVDLEDRAAQAVTETGWTGQVTPASLNVNDVEESARFVESQLATRGTPHGLVVMTFQSSARRLDELSAAEFDAANHGNLTATFCLARPVGAAMARQGRGSMVLFSSMYGTVSPDPRMYKEPMTPNPIEYGVGKAGVQQMARYFGVHHGPHGVRCNSISPGPFPNPQVQVDHPDFVSRLSSKVPMGRVGHASEIAGAVVFLLSDAASFITGQNLAVDGGWTAW
- a CDS encoding substrate-binding domain-containing protein — its product is MSSPDPSSQLALPQRYSLTTQTVHSLKEGVRSGHWQAYLPGERDLCAQLQVSRPTLRAALEVLEADGWVTASARQRRLICAGVSAVTEVGPSRLIAAISSRPLLEMAPTSMCLVDDLRASLNSAGFGFELHISPASYTEHPDRSLDALVNRVPAAAWVIFGSKDPIQQWFVRRKLPCLVVGSSSPEIALPSIDSDFRATCRHAGGLLRRKGHRSIALVLPKGAFGGDADSETGFLEAMAAEAAAAPAVIRHDGTAPHLCKLIDRAMSGPHPPTAFIVARGLHVVTVMMHLMRKGKRIPEDVAVISRDDDAFLEHAVPPVARYATSLSQFTRRVSSAVRRLAEHGREPVRAIRLTPKFLPGGTV
- a CDS encoding flavin reductase family protein, which produces MNTHHAFDPKAPDLGFDPYDLLIHAVAPRPIAFVSTLSADGVPNLAPFSFFMGAGSNPVSVCFSPCTKEDGSFKDTLRNIHATGEYVIHTVSGAMTQGMVATSRPVPYGVSEWPDSGFTAVPSLKVKPPRVQEAPFAMECKLHTVVHHGSGPDAANYIIGEVVMFHVAQGLMTSDPSEIQPGAVDYVSRLGGASYGRVLPESLFVMRRPAP